A genome region from Camelina sativa cultivar DH55 chromosome 10, Cs, whole genome shotgun sequence includes the following:
- the LOC104719491 gene encoding LEAF RUST 10 DISEASE-RESISTANCE LOCUS RECEPTOR-LIKE PROTEIN KINASE-like 2.1, with the protein MKKTEEITKINISLSYTIIWVLFVIPTSVLSVDERHIKCTPGFKCGNHTELYYPFWTADREECGHPDFKVNCSGDLAEFSISSAVKFQILEMNYESRIIRLARKDYLNNLCPEDSESAPINQDVLPFYKDTELLTLFYDCPVPTVDFHLGDHISQLQCGDDTDEKIYFMRKEISSSQELVGAKEVRSSCKKTIELPVSRSDLKTAEINQSPETIKKALGKGFELRFNSDCSRCVKSKGACGYNQRSREFVCYCINEPHKHSCGNMGLSKKAKIGIGFSCGLLGATLITGCLFCCIIPKRETSHHPRSRDHNLKALIQLKQYSYAEVRKITKSFSNTVGKGGFGTVYGGNLYDGRKVAVKILKDFESNGEDFINEVASMSQTSHVNIVSLLGFCYEGSKRAIVYEFLENGSLDQFLSKNKSLNLEVSTIYRIALGVARGLEYLHHGCKTRIVHFDIKPQNILLDDNLCPKVSDFGLAKLCEKRESILSLLEARGTIGYIAPEVFSGMYGRVSHKSDVYSYGMLVLEMIGAKNKVTEETAGSNSSSAYFPDWIYKDLENGDHTWKFGDDISREEKETAKKMTLVGLWCIQPCPLNRPPMNRVVEMIEGSLDALEVPPKPSLHFSAEPLPESSSLSEENSNDSEVFI; encoded by the exons atgaaaaaaacagaggagatcaCCAAGATCAATATTTCTTTGTCTTATACAATCATATGGGTTCTATTTGTGATCCCCACGAGTGTTTTATCAGTTGATGAGCGTCACATAAAGTGCACTCCTGGGTTTAAATGCGGCAATCATACAGAGCTCTATTATCCATTCTGGACAGCTGATAGAGAAGAGTGCGGTCACCCGGATTTCAAGGTCAACTGCAGCGGAGATCTTGCCGAGTTTAGTATATCCTCGGCGGTTAAGTTCCAAATCCTTGAGATGAACTATGAGTCTCGTATAATAAGACTTGCCAGAAAGGATTATCTCAACAATCTTTGTCCCGAGGACTCTGAGAGCGCACCAATCAACCAAGATGTTCTTCCATTTTATAAAGACACTGAATTGCTAACTCTCTTCTACGACTGCCCTGTTCCAACTGTAGATTTTCATCTTGGTGATCACATTAGTCAGCTGCAGTGTGGGGATGATACTGATGAGAAAATTTACTTTATGAGAAAAGAGATCTCATCTTCACAGGAGTTGGTTGGAGCAAAAGAGGTTAGGTCATCCTGCAAAAAGACCATCGAACTTCCAGTTTCTCGATCTGATCTGAAAACAGCAGAGATAAATCAGAGTCCGGAGACTATAAAGAAAGCTCTTGGTAAAGGGTTCGAGCTTAGATTCAACAGTGATTGTTCCCGATGCGTAAAATCAAAGGGGGCTTGTGGATATAATCAGCGCTCGAGAGAATTCGTTTGCTATTGTATAAATGAGCCACACAAGCATTCTTGTGGAAATATGG GTCTCTCCAAAAAGGCGAAAATAG GTATCGGATTCAGTTGTGGATTACTGGGTGCAACTCTTATTACCGgatgtttgttttgttgcataatcccAAAGAGAGAAACTTCACATCATCCACGATCAAGAGACCATAACCTAAAGGCCTTAATACAACTGAAGCAGTACAGTTATGCAGAAGTAAGGAAAATTACCAAATCATTTTCAAACACGGTCGGGAAAGGAGGATTTGGAACTGTCTATGGAGGAAACCTCTACGATGGCCGTAAGGTTGCAGTGAAAATATTGAAGGATTTTGAGAGTAATGGTGAAGATTTCATCAACGAAGTGGCAAGCATGAGCCAGACATCACATGTTAACATTGTTTCTTTGCTTGGTTTTTGCTATGAAGGGTCCAAAAGAGCAATTGTGTATGAGTTTTTAGAGAATGGATCTCTTGATCAATTCCTCTCTAAAAACAAGTCACTGAATCTAGAGGTGAGTACCATATACAGAATCGCACTAGGTGTTGCTCGGGGGCTTGAATACTTACACCATGGCTGCAAAACAAGGATTGTGCATTTTGACATCAAACCTCAAAACATACTATTAGATGATAATCTATGCCCTAAAGTCTCCGACTTTGGCCTCGCCAAACTCTGcgaaaaaagagaaagcatcTTGTCCTTGTTAGAGGCGAGAGGAACTATAGGTTACATTGCACCGGAGGTGTTTTCAGGAATGTATGGCAGAGTCTCTCACAAGTCAGATGTTTATAGCTATGGAATGTTGGTCCTTGAGATGATCGGAGCAAAGAACAAAGTAACAGAAGAAACAGCAGGTTCCAACTCAAGTTCAGCTTACTTTCCAGATTGGATCTACAAGGATCTTGAGAACGGAGATCATACATGGAAATTTGGTGATGATATATCtagagaggagaaagagactGCAAAGAAGATGACCCTGGTTGGTCTCTGGTGTATACAACCATGTCCATTAAATCGTCCACCGATGAACAGAGTTGTTGAGATGATTGAAGGAAGTTTGGATGCTCTTGAAGTCCCTCCTAAGCCTTCTTTACATTTTTCTGCAGAACCTCTTCCAGAATCTTCTTCGCTCTCAGAAGAGAATTCAAACGACTCCGAGGTATTTATATGA